One genomic region from Reichenbachiella ulvae encodes:
- a CDS encoding porin family protein, whose product MKNRIKIGLLSLVVMFALISFESKAQFELGVKAGLNLNSSSVDAATTGGTVKEVADTRTGYHFGAYGVINLGPLGIQPEAYFSVQGADVTIDGASGAIKTNYLQVPILVRFNFLKMFNVHAGPQFGMVLTDDYEGAAEELKGNLASSDFSVAAGVGVDLPFNLNVTVRYVNGFTDMVEDANNASGIESMKNAMFQFSVGYALLGR is encoded by the coding sequence ATGAAAAACAGAATCAAAATTGGACTACTATCGTTGGTGGTGATGTTTGCCTTGATTTCATTTGAATCAAAAGCTCAATTTGAATTAGGAGTAAAGGCAGGGTTGAACCTAAATTCATCATCTGTAGATGCTGCCACTACTGGTGGTACTGTTAAAGAAGTAGCGGATACAAGAACGGGTTATCACTTTGGCGCTTATGGAGTTATCAACTTGGGGCCATTGGGGATTCAGCCTGAAGCTTACTTTTCAGTGCAAGGAGCTGATGTAACTATTGATGGTGCCAGTGGTGCTATAAAAACCAATTATTTGCAGGTTCCTATTTTGGTTAGATTTAACTTCTTGAAAATGTTTAATGTTCACGCAGGGCCACAGTTTGGTATGGTGTTGACAGATGACTATGAAGGAGCAGCTGAAGAGCTGAAAGGTAATTTGGCGAGTAGCGACTTTTCTGTTGCTGCTGGTGTAGGTGTGGATCTTCCTTTTAACCTTAATGTTACCGTGAGATACGTCAATGGATTTACAGATATGGTAGAGGATGCAAATAATGCATCAGGCATTGAATCAATGAAGAATGCGATGTTCCAATTCTCAGTAGGTTATGCCTTGTTAGGTAGATGA
- the pfkA gene encoding 6-phosphofructokinase, which translates to MKKIAVFTSGGDSPGMNACIRSVVRSAIYMDIDVYGIKYGYDGMIRGEIEKMGSNSVSNIVQTGGTILKSARSEEFRTKEGRKKAYENLKKHGIEGIVAIGGDGTFTGANLFYDEFGIPVVGAPGTIDNDLFGSDYTIGFDTAVNTALDAIDKIRDTAASHDRVFFIEVMGRHSGYIAIQSGIGGGAEMVMVPETSTTIDDVISKLREGRDNKKGSSIVVVAEGDAQGSAHEIAERVKVHTPNMDIKVTNLGHIQRGGGPTAFDRILASRLGLAAVEGLLNGQKGVMVGIIDNKVTYTNLKLAISKSKPLNQELIRLTDILSI; encoded by the coding sequence ATGAAAAAAATTGCTGTATTTACTTCCGGTGGTGACTCACCAGGAATGAACGCTTGCATCAGATCAGTGGTCAGAAGCGCCATCTACATGGACATAGATGTTTATGGAATCAAGTATGGCTATGACGGTATGATCCGCGGCGAAATTGAAAAAATGGGTTCTAACTCAGTGAGTAATATTGTACAAACTGGGGGTACGATTTTGAAATCGGCCAGAAGCGAGGAATTCAGAACCAAAGAAGGTAGAAAAAAAGCATACGAGAACTTAAAAAAGCACGGGATCGAAGGTATCGTTGCTATTGGCGGTGATGGTACTTTTACTGGGGCTAATTTGTTTTACGATGAGTTTGGTATTCCTGTAGTGGGTGCACCCGGCACTATCGATAACGATCTGTTTGGATCTGATTACACTATCGGATTCGATACAGCGGTAAATACAGCGCTAGATGCGATTGATAAGATTCGTGACACGGCAGCTTCTCACGATAGAGTTTTCTTTATCGAAGTAATGGGACGTCACAGTGGTTATATTGCCATTCAATCTGGAATTGGCGGGGGAGCAGAAATGGTCATGGTACCAGAAACCTCTACTACGATAGATGATGTAATCAGCAAACTGAGAGAAGGTAGAGACAATAAAAAAGGTTCATCCATTGTCGTAGTGGCCGAAGGTGATGCACAAGGTAGTGCGCACGAAATCGCTGAAAGAGTAAAGGTACACACACCAAACATGGACATCAAAGTGACCAATCTGGGGCACATCCAGCGCGGGGGCGGACCTACTGCCTTCGATAGAATCCTGGCTTCTCGTTTGGGATTAGCAGCTGTAGAAGGTCTCTTGAATGGTCAAAAAGGAGTAATGGTAGGTATCATCGACAACAAAGTGACCTATACCAACTTGAAATTGGCTATCTCGAAATCAAAACCATTAAATCAGGAATTGATTCGTTTGACAGATATTTTGAGTATCTAA
- a CDS encoding glycosyltransferase, translated as MPKKLLVITYYWPPSAGGGVQRWLKFVKYLSEFGWEPIVFTPENPDFSIQDPSLESDVPNSVEVIRFPIWELSRLTGSNKVQQGVVKKGDEVSLITKAMIWARGNLIIPDPKRFWVKPSVQFLSDYLDRNPVDALVTTGPPHSMHLIGRKLNEKCQVPWLADFRDPWSDWDILDDLKTGEWARSIHRKLEMNVMKSADRVLACTPAMERLFQEKSDRIQTAMVTNGVDESDFTDYIREPASQEYFTLSHMGLLNDMRNPSALWKVLEQLCEELDGFAKSLRIFLSGMISQDVLESLQKSGLSKNLQYEKYLSHQEVVQQYSQSSVLLLLMNRSDNADWLIPGKLFEYFFAEREVLAFGSKVSDVNTILNEANLGAVVDYDDVVTIKERIKQAYQRFQSGMYHVPVKNMENYTRRKLTGQLAKVLNEMTESKS; from the coding sequence ATGCCTAAAAAGCTTCTGGTTATTACATATTACTGGCCGCCAAGTGCAGGTGGAGGCGTGCAGCGATGGCTAAAATTTGTGAAGTATCTGAGTGAGTTTGGCTGGGAACCAATCGTGTTTACCCCAGAGAATCCAGACTTTTCAATTCAAGACCCATCGCTGGAGTCTGATGTGCCTAATTCGGTAGAGGTGATTCGTTTTCCTATTTGGGAGCTTTCTAGATTGACGGGTTCGAATAAGGTGCAACAGGGGGTGGTGAAAAAGGGAGATGAAGTGTCCCTGATCACGAAAGCCATGATATGGGCGAGAGGAAATTTGATCATTCCTGACCCCAAACGCTTTTGGGTCAAACCTTCAGTCCAATTTTTATCAGATTACCTAGATCGCAATCCTGTTGATGCACTCGTAACTACCGGCCCACCTCATAGCATGCATTTGATTGGTAGAAAGCTAAATGAAAAATGTCAAGTTCCCTGGTTGGCTGATTTTAGGGATCCCTGGTCGGATTGGGATATCTTGGATGATTTGAAGACAGGTGAGTGGGCTAGATCTATTCATCGAAAGTTGGAAATGAATGTCATGAAATCAGCGGATCGCGTGCTGGCTTGTACGCCTGCAATGGAGCGTCTCTTTCAAGAAAAGTCAGATAGAATCCAAACTGCCATGGTTACAAATGGCGTAGATGAAAGTGACTTTACAGATTACATCAGAGAGCCAGCTTCACAGGAGTATTTTACCTTATCTCATATGGGCTTGCTCAATGATATGCGAAATCCATCAGCACTTTGGAAGGTGCTTGAGCAGTTATGCGAGGAATTGGATGGTTTTGCCAAATCGCTGAGGATCTTTCTTTCTGGAATGATCAGTCAGGATGTTCTCGAATCTTTACAGAAATCAGGACTGAGTAAGAATCTGCAATACGAAAAATACCTTTCTCATCAAGAGGTGGTGCAGCAGTATAGTCAATCTTCAGTGTTGCTCTTGCTCATGAATCGATCGGACAATGCCGATTGGCTAATCCCAGGGAAACTCTTTGAATATTTTTTTGCAGAGAGAGAGGTGCTAGCCTTTGGTTCAAAAGTATCGGATGTTAATACAATTTTGAATGAAGCTAATTTAGGTGCTGTAGTTGACTATGATGATGTCGTTACTATAAAAGAGAGGATAAAGCAGGCCTATCAAAGATTCCAATCTGGAATGTATCATGTTCCGGTTAAGAATATGGAAAACTATACTCGTAGAAAATTGACTGGTCAGTTGGCCAAGGTACTCAATGAGATGACTGAATCAAAGTCCTAA
- a CDS encoding lipopolysaccharide biosynthesis protein, whose amino-acid sequence MGIVIKQGSISGIITYLGAFIGFINSVILFPAFLSTEQVGLLRAIPSIAFMLLPMVQLGTAQALLKFAPELKKKSEGIAQLLGLISLGVLIGAIIVTILILGFKGQFIQLFVEKSPLINDYIHVIIALIFIVATYSLFETYSRILLKIIAMNVIKEILLRLFTSLLVTLYFLQFLSLTQMVNGLILIYALALLALVLYIAYLGELKISFQLKGLDKDFIKRISNFSLYSMIGASGAYIILNIDQLMVSSMLGLDENGIYTTAFFFAIMIELSKRAILQITTPLISESFENGRLDEIQKMHRQLSINQMIVASLFFIGIVANLDNIYALMPNGDAYSLGKNVVIIIGLAKLIDMTFANNSEIIVMSQYYRFNVITIVCLSGVLVLLNWLFIPIYGIDGAALASLISIFCFNLIKMFFIKWKLKITPFTLGNLKVLVILIVVFSIGYFMPNMGPALVDALIRSAIITLIFVSLVLIFKVSPEVTGIYRKHIKNRILGL is encoded by the coding sequence ATGGGCATAGTAATCAAGCAAGGCAGTATTTCGGGAATCATCACCTATCTGGGTGCCTTCATAGGATTTATCAATTCTGTCATTCTATTTCCTGCCTTTTTGAGTACCGAACAGGTTGGATTACTCAGAGCTATTCCCTCCATTGCCTTCATGCTCCTCCCTATGGTCCAGTTGGGAACAGCACAAGCGTTGCTCAAGTTTGCACCTGAATTAAAGAAGAAAAGTGAAGGAATTGCACAGCTATTGGGCTTAATAAGCCTTGGAGTTCTCATTGGCGCCATTATAGTTACGATTCTAATCTTGGGTTTCAAAGGTCAGTTCATTCAATTATTCGTAGAAAAATCTCCTTTGATCAATGATTATATACATGTAATCATTGCCTTAATTTTTATAGTTGCCACCTATTCCCTATTCGAAACCTACAGCCGCATCTTGCTCAAGATCATTGCAATGAATGTGATCAAGGAAATATTGCTTCGATTGTTTACCAGCCTTTTAGTCACCCTCTATTTTCTTCAATTCCTAAGCTTGACCCAAATGGTCAATGGCTTAATATTAATCTACGCATTGGCACTTTTGGCATTAGTACTTTACATCGCGTATTTAGGAGAATTAAAGATTTCCTTTCAACTAAAAGGACTCGATAAAGATTTTATCAAAAGAATCTCGAATTTCAGTCTGTACAGTATGATAGGTGCAAGTGGTGCCTACATTATTCTGAATATCGACCAGCTCATGGTTTCTTCTATGTTGGGACTGGACGAAAATGGTATTTATACCACTGCCTTCTTTTTTGCCATCATGATAGAGCTATCGAAGAGAGCCATTCTGCAGATTACAACACCATTGATTTCAGAATCTTTCGAGAATGGTCGATTGGACGAGATTCAAAAAATGCACCGTCAGCTTTCGATCAATCAAATGATCGTGGCTTCCCTTTTCTTCATTGGCATAGTCGCCAATCTAGACAATATTTATGCTTTGATGCCCAATGGAGATGCCTATAGTCTTGGTAAGAATGTAGTAATCATCATAGGTTTGGCAAAGCTGATAGACATGACCTTTGCCAACAACAGTGAGATCATAGTGATGTCCCAATACTATCGATTCAATGTGATTACCATCGTATGCCTTTCAGGAGTATTAGTACTACTCAACTGGCTTTTCATCCCCATCTATGGAATTGATGGAGCAGCCCTGGCCTCCTTGATCAGCATCTTCTGCTTCAACCTGATCAAAATGTTTTTCATCAAATGGAAACTTAAAATCACGCCTTTCACCTTAGGCAACTTGAAAGTCTTAGTGATATTGATTGTGGTGTTTTCAATTGGCTATTTCATGCCTAATATGGGGCCAGCTTTGGTTGATGCATTGATACGGTCAGCCATCATCACTTTGATTTTTGTGTCGCTAGTATTGATCTTCAAAGTATCACCCGAAGTAACAGGTATCTACCGCAAACACATCAAAAACAGGATTTTAGGACTTTGA
- the polX gene encoding DNA polymerase/3'-5' exonuclease PolX: MTNSEIRQSLKLAAQLMELHGENPFKTRSYTAAADLIKSMDESLAEMSQDELLAIEGIGKGMAANIASLNETGSFENLDKYLELTPDGVVEMLGISGFGPKKVAVLWQEGGVETLDDLLLLCESGQVAKLKGFAEKSQETLKAAVAFLISNRYSEKYAQVDGLVKELEEEFSAWKEVTQCSETGQTRRRMEVIDLLELVVATEDFEKTRSQINQLAFMSEEEKKSGPVTWYGRHDAAKCPIKIHFVKPERYFNRLIETTGTMRHMHIPVGEKMTIHSELKKEIPSEEAFYESLGMKYIVPELREGSKEIDWAKNDKIPDLIEMSDLKGILHNHSTYSDGKHTLRQMAEHCKEMGYEYLGISDHSQTAVYAGGLMDADVQRQQDEIKQLNEELAPFKVFSGIESDILADGSLDYSEEVLSSFDFIVASVHSGLNMDVKKATDRLLKAVYNPHTTILGHMTGRLLVQREGYPVDHKAIIDACAERGVVIEINASPYRLDMDWRWIDYALEKGVMLSINPDAHEMRGYEDMYYGLQVARKGGLTKASNLNSMSLSEITAFFDSRKKKA; encoded by the coding sequence TTGACAAATTCAGAGATAAGACAAAGCTTGAAATTGGCCGCTCAACTCATGGAGTTGCATGGTGAGAATCCATTTAAAACCCGTTCGTACACTGCGGCTGCAGACTTGATTAAAAGTATGGATGAATCTTTAGCCGAGATGTCTCAAGACGAACTTTTGGCAATTGAGGGGATTGGAAAAGGGATGGCGGCTAACATCGCCTCACTCAACGAAACTGGGAGCTTTGAGAATCTGGATAAGTATCTGGAGTTGACTCCTGATGGAGTGGTGGAGATGCTAGGGATCTCAGGTTTCGGGCCTAAAAAGGTTGCAGTGCTTTGGCAAGAAGGGGGAGTGGAAACACTGGACGATTTGTTGTTGCTCTGTGAATCCGGTCAGGTAGCCAAGTTGAAGGGCTTTGCAGAGAAGTCTCAGGAGACATTGAAAGCTGCAGTGGCGTTTTTGATTAGTAATAGGTATTCTGAGAAATACGCTCAGGTCGATGGCTTGGTCAAAGAGCTGGAAGAAGAATTTTCCGCATGGAAGGAAGTAACTCAATGCTCTGAAACGGGTCAGACTCGTAGGAGGATGGAAGTGATCGATTTGTTAGAATTAGTGGTAGCAACTGAGGATTTTGAAAAGACCCGATCGCAGATCAATCAGCTCGCTTTCATGTCTGAAGAAGAGAAAAAGTCTGGTCCTGTGACCTGGTATGGAAGGCATGATGCTGCAAAATGTCCAATCAAAATTCATTTTGTAAAGCCTGAAAGATATTTCAATCGCTTGATAGAAACCACTGGAACAATGAGGCATATGCATATTCCTGTTGGAGAAAAAATGACTATACATTCCGAACTGAAGAAGGAGATTCCATCAGAAGAAGCCTTTTATGAAAGTTTAGGCATGAAGTACATCGTACCAGAACTGAGAGAGGGAAGCAAAGAGATCGATTGGGCTAAGAATGATAAGATTCCAGATCTGATTGAGATGTCAGACCTCAAAGGAATCTTGCATAACCACTCCACATACAGCGATGGTAAACATACGCTTAGGCAAATGGCTGAACATTGCAAGGAAATGGGATATGAGTACCTGGGGATTTCTGATCATAGTCAAACAGCAGTCTATGCAGGTGGCTTAATGGACGCTGATGTGCAGAGACAGCAAGATGAAATCAAACAGCTCAATGAGGAGTTGGCTCCATTCAAAGTCTTCTCAGGGATAGAATCTGATATTTTGGCAGATGGCTCTTTGGACTATTCTGAGGAGGTACTTTCATCCTTTGATTTTATAGTGGCGTCAGTTCATTCTGGACTGAATATGGATGTAAAAAAGGCTACAGATCGGTTGCTCAAGGCTGTTTATAATCCACACACTACGATTTTAGGTCACATGACTGGTAGGCTACTTGTACAAAGAGAGGGGTACCCGGTTGATCATAAGGCGATCATAGATGCCTGTGCCGAACGAGGGGTTGTAATTGAGATCAATGCGAGTCCTTATCGTCTGGATATGGATTGGAGATGGATAGATTATGCACTAGAGAAAGGGGTTATGCTCAGTATCAATCCTGATGCACACGAGATGAGGGGCTATGAGGACATGTACTATGGCCTGCAAGTCGCCAGAAAGGGCGGTCTAACAAAAGCCTCCAATCTGAATAGCATGAGTTTATCAGAAATCACGGCGTTTTTTGATTCAAGAAAAAAGAAAGCTTGA
- a CDS encoding SixA phosphatase family protein produces the protein MKSSVKYLTVVRHAKSSWDYPNLTDHARPLNDRGLRDAPRMAQLYAAEVDQPDLVISSTAVRAKETAGYFIDALSVNKSLIQYTERLYHAGPQEILSVLSEAPLDSKHVMIVGHNPGFTSFVNRMTGERFDNIPTCGVAVIRLRLNAWKEIRMGIGQLDQYYYPKGDLGKHRI, from the coding sequence TTGAAATCAAGTGTTAAATATCTAACCGTAGTGCGACATGCCAAGTCTAGTTGGGATTACCCAAACTTGACTGATCATGCTCGCCCTCTCAACGACAGAGGCTTAAGAGACGCACCGCGTATGGCTCAACTTTATGCTGCTGAGGTAGATCAACCTGATTTGGTGATTAGCAGTACGGCAGTTCGTGCCAAAGAAACTGCTGGTTATTTCATTGATGCTTTGTCGGTTAACAAGAGTCTTATCCAATATACTGAGCGATTGTACCATGCAGGACCACAAGAAATTCTTTCTGTCTTATCAGAAGCGCCTTTAGACTCTAAACATGTGATGATAGTGGGGCACAATCCAGGTTTTACTTCCTTTGTGAATCGCATGACTGGTGAGCGATTTGATAATATTCCTACTTGCGGTGTGGCGGTCATTCGATTGAGATTGAATGCATGGAAGGAAATTCGAATGGGAATAGGACAGCTTGACCAGTATTATTATCCCAAAGGGGATTTGGGAAAACACAGAATCTAA
- the mgrA gene encoding L-glyceraldehyde 3-phosphate reductase has translation MTYVPSKDRYEKMTYRRCGNSGLLLPEISLGLWHNFGHVDVYENCREMLQYAFDQGITHFDLANNYGPPPGSAEENFGKIMNQDFASLRDEMIISSKAGYTMWDGPYGDWGSRKYIIASCDQSLKRMGLEYVDIFYTHRPDPNTPVEETALALDQLVKQGKALYVGISNYKPDQTEAIEAIFRELKTPFIIHQPRYSMFDRWVEDGLLDTLKKLGKGSIVFSPLAQGMLTDRYLDGIPKDSRAAKDSGHLQQDAVTEEKIEKVRKLKVIAEERNQSISQLAVAWLLRHDVVTSVLLGASSVRQLEQNLIALENTSFTEDELDRIESILK, from the coding sequence ATGACATATGTACCAAGTAAGGATAGGTATGAGAAAATGACCTATCGCCGATGTGGTAATTCCGGGCTTTTATTGCCTGAAATTTCTTTAGGCCTGTGGCATAATTTCGGCCATGTAGATGTCTACGAAAATTGTAGAGAAATGCTCCAATATGCCTTTGATCAGGGGATCACTCATTTTGATCTGGCGAATAATTATGGTCCACCTCCAGGATCAGCAGAAGAGAATTTTGGTAAGATCATGAATCAGGACTTTGCCTCTCTCCGAGATGAGATGATCATTTCTTCTAAAGCTGGTTACACGATGTGGGATGGTCCTTATGGTGATTGGGGAAGTAGAAAGTACATCATCGCATCATGTGACCAGTCGCTGAAAAGAATGGGATTGGAGTATGTAGATATATTTTACACCCATCGTCCGGATCCCAATACACCTGTGGAAGAAACTGCTTTGGCATTGGATCAACTGGTGAAGCAAGGGAAAGCCCTTTATGTTGGAATTTCGAACTATAAGCCCGATCAAACTGAGGCCATTGAAGCGATTTTTAGAGAATTGAAAACGCCATTTATTATTCATCAGCCTCGCTACTCGATGTTCGACAGATGGGTAGAGGATGGATTGCTAGATACGCTCAAGAAATTAGGGAAAGGTTCTATCGTCTTTTCTCCATTGGCTCAGGGTATGTTGACGGACAGATATCTCGATGGTATCCCAAAAGATTCAAGAGCCGCAAAGGATTCTGGACATTTACAGCAGGATGCGGTCACAGAAGAAAAAATAGAGAAGGTACGAAAGCTCAAAGTGATAGCCGAGGAAAGAAATCAGTCGATCTCACAACTAGCTGTCGCTTGGTTATTGAGACACGATGTGGTTACCTCAGTGCTGTTAGGAGCCAGCAGTGTCAGACAATTAGAGCAGAATTTAATTGCCTTAGAAAACACCTCTTTTACTGAAGATGAATTGGACAGGATAGAAAGTATCCTGAAATAA